The genomic window GAACCTCATGTGCTTTTAAATAGACTAAAACTGAACCTCAAAGCAGGTGATTCTCCACACAACATCCATCTCTGGGCTTTTAAATGCACGGGAGCAGCACATTACTTGCTGACCGTGTGTGTACAAGACCCTCTGGTGCTGACTGTGATTGTCTGACCTTTGATCCTGAGTGAGCCCTCCTCCCCTCAGAGGTTCAACATTCCACAGGGCGGTAGAGTGCAGAGAtgaaagagggagggggtagaggagaataAGAAAGTAAAACACTGGCCAGAGAGATTAAAGTAGAGAGATCAGGCTCCTGCTCCCGAAGAGGCTCTAATACATCAATAATTCactctggaggaggagaggaagaggctcGAACAGTCTGGAGTCTATTTTTCACTAGACAcaacacacaggcagacacagacgCACAACCACGACATTCACTGTCTGCTATCGATGTCATTCATTATCCCCCCTTATCATCACACAGATTCCTCAGCagacccaatacacacacacacaaacaaacatagtTGCATATCTGTCATAGTTCCACAAGTCATCCATAAGCAGAGAATGTCACCCCTCCCTGTAGTTATTTCTGCTCAGGCGCTAAACATTGCTGTCATTAAAACTGAGCATCCCAGGAACAACAGAGAGTATAAATCAGCTCTGTAGCCATAGTGAGAGGCAATTCAGGCACCATTTTCAATATGGAGTCTGAAAGGAAGAGATCGAAGCTGTTTAGTTTGCCAGAGTAATGGTGACAATGTTTTACGTTGTTAAAAACTTTTGAGTCAGGCATTATTTGAAGTGCCTTTAATCAGTCGGGCTGCTGAGGACCATTTAATGCCAAAGCGTTAGAAGACAAAAGCCCCCAGGATAATTAAACTATTTACAATTAATaaaggggcccctcaggggtgtgcaTTCATCCACCTGTTCATTTTGGTTAGTGAGATATTACATCAGATGAGGGTGTGAATGGTACCACTGTATGAAATGGTAGCATTGATGAAGCAACtgcaacactcacacacaaagtTTAACACAGATCAAAGCCATTCGCAGCTAGAGGCCCCTGACCCTCTCATTCACATGGCTCCCCCCTTCCCCTCACTCCCAGCCTGAGGGGGCagggtgggggggaggggaaGCATAATTACCCCCCTCCAGGGTGACTTTAATACCCCTTTTTGTGTTTTAATTGCACCCCCCTTTTGATGAACACGTGGGATgggggggtctgtgtgtgtgtgtgtgctcagtcgTGTGGTTACTGTTTGAGGAGGATACTAGGTCAAACACAGCATACAAACATGTTTGCTCAATAGTATTATTGATTTAGCTGGAATTGCGAGTGGCAGGCAAAATGACCACTCTACAGTAGAATTTGTAAACAGTGTGTGGCAGCCAGACAAACTGTAGATAAGAACTAAACTGTCCTAGAACACAGTCAGTGGAATAATAATTACTGGCACTGTGCTTAATATGCTACTATTATGCAGCTAGATGGTAGTTGACGCGCTTCATTAGTATACGGAGAGAAACAGTTGCTCTTTTGACCGGCCCATAACTACTCTTGTCACAGTGCCGTTAATCTGGTCATCTGCATTGAGAGAaagcagggaggcagagagggttGTGCTGGAGGGGAGGGTCAGTGGGCACTAGTGGCTTGGAGTTTGGAGCCACAGCGTCTGTCCTTTAACCAGGGGGTCCACCGCACCGGCAACAAGCAACAACACCAGCCAATGAGCGACAGGGGCCTCTCTCTGCTCATGCACTTTGATCGTTACTCACACATATGGACCTTGTCACACCAACATACACTAACCCCCCCCGGAACACATCCCAAATGTCACTTGTTGCGTTCATTGCTTTCATGGGGTGAAGCTGGAATTCTCAACAAAAAAACAAATACCCTATAGCCAAAATGGCTCCAATGTGGAGTTTTCATTGGCAGATGTGCAAATACCCACCCCAGGGCTATGGAGCAACTGAGCTCTCACAGAGCTGTGTGGTGTAAAAGGGTGTGGATATAACACACCACACAATAGCTGGCTTTGTGAGAGTACCCCAAATGCAGAGTTGCACATGTATTCATTGCAAAAGCAATAAAACTCTATCTAAGACACACATTCGGGGCGCGTGTTGTGAAAACATTTGAAGCTGGGTGAGTTTACTCCACTTCTCCGTTACTCTGGGCACCCTGGTGATGCAGACAGATTCAGGCAGGAGGAGTTGGTCATGGAGAAGCACAGCTTGAGTAACTGAACACTGGGTGAGGGGGGTGGTGGTGTCACTAGAGCTAGCTACTGCTCCCTCCAGGTTGGTATGTGGTGATGGATGGGGATGAATGCATATCTCTGTGAGAAAGAATTACgggaaaggaaagaaagaaagaaaggtagagaaagagagggagggaggagggtggagtgtAGGTGATTTTTACTGGGTGGATCTAGGGGCCTCCTTACTCTACACTACTACAAACTAGGTCCAGGAGAGATACTTGTGGAGTGTGAAGAGACGGATACAAATCTCTCTTTAAGAGATGTCTCCCACACTAGGGGACATCTACACCTCATACCCCCCTCTGAGTGGAACAGTGTAAAGACAAGGGTCCTCCCACACCACATGTTCCCTAAATAATTACCTTAATTACCTTAATACCAGTAGACAGCATTCTTTCTCTGTTAGCCAAATggaaaattaaaggcttttaaaATATCCATATATTTGTGACTCATTACATTTAATCAAGTTTGCAACACTATGTGCAATATGGTTTAGATGAGAAGCTCCTGTATAGTTTGAATTGCTATCGTTATTTAGTTTGTCTATATACTATggcatttacagtatgctaaTAGCTGCACTCACACATGAAGCATGAATCACATCCAAGGCTAGTGTGAACAGAAAAGTTGCAAATCCGATGTTGAAGAAAGATAGATCTCACATATTTTACAAATGTAAATCCACCCTAGGACTGCTGTTGTAAAACGcttggagaggaggagtggagggatggtggagaggcagacagacagacagtctgacTGTCTCTGCTCCCTGTGTGTGTACTATAATGAGAGGGGGAGTGTGGcaggagacagaaacagacagggaccagacgtgtgtgtctgtctgtccgtctgtccttaATGAAAGGGGGAAATGCTCAGAAGAGACCTGGCCTCCTCATATTCATGCCTCTCAGTCTTTAGGGTGGTGgcggtggtgtgtgtttgtgattaGGCATTCTGCATCCCTTGTCTGTGCCTGCCTGGTGTGTAGCTCTGGCTGCAGTTTAGTGTCGATACTCATCTCCCGGCCCGGTGTCCTGACTGACTGCTAATATTTTTCTGTAAACATCGCTGGGTTCCAGGAGGAGCTGGGATCAATGTGCACTCAGGATTAGCTCCCAGCACAGCCCAGCGCTTCTGCTGCTGCTGTCCACAATCATCCATATGTATGCACACATCCACCCAGCTCACTTCCCCACTTAGTGTTTTCTCCTGGCCTGCTGCTCATGCCTCTCCGTCTCCTCCATGATTTCCCCTGTTGAATCCTGGGCTCACGTCATTGGTCGCTACATAATCACAAATTTGATAGTTGTATTTTATTGCCGCTCAGAAGCCATCGCCGTACTTATCAATCCCGATGCCACTTGTGACTCAACTAACCCCTTCTGTCCCCCTTTGCTCTTCATCCTCAGGTTCCTATGGGACGACTATGCGGTGGAGGTGCGGCTGAATGACTACCTGGACATTGTGTGCCCCCACTACCCGCTGGGCGAGGTGGCATCGCAGGACGCTGAGCGCTACGTGCTCTACATGGTGGAGCGGGAGGACTACGACGCTTGCAAGCCTCAGTCCTATGACCAGATGCGCTGGGAGTGCGGCCACCCCTTCGCACCCCACGCCGCCGAGAAGTTCTCAGAGAAGTTCCAGCGTTTCACCCCCTTCACCCTGGGCAAGGAGTTCCGCCAGGGAGAGAGCTACTACTATATCTGTAAGTGTCAAGCTAGCAGATAGTCCACTATTTATTTATCCATGTGAATTAATTATTTCTAGAGAATTTGTAAGAGAACTTAAAGGGACACTTCAACCCAAAGTCAACGTATGCTAGATGTTCTCAGACCTCAAAAGTAGTCTAATGTCAAAATGAGAGTGGGATGAAAGTCCCTTTAAATCAGGAAAAATGTGTCGGGAAAAGCACTGCAGACGATATAGAAGTGTATACAGTCAAGTTTGACCTTATGACCCTTGGCAAAGTACCCACACAAATAAGTCGCCATCTTGAAGTCTTCTGTTACCATTCAGTGAATGTTAGCGTGCTATGTTGTCTTGTTGGCATGCTATGTTGTGCATTGGTGCtcacatgctagctagctagcagataGCCGGTGGCCCAGTCACCCAGAGAGAGTCGATGACGTGACCCTGAGTGTGTTGTAATTAGATGAGCGACGGGACACACCGCCTGCTCACAGATGGCTGCAGGCCGCGTGTGTGTCCATGcatgtgtatctgtctgtctgtctgtctgtctgtctgtctgtgtgtgtggaggtggatTAAGGCTACACAGGAGGATAAGTGCATTAGTTTGTCTGTGATTAACGCTTGTCTTTGTTCCTTCCCCTGTCCAGCCAAACCTCTGCACCACCACGGACAGGAGTGCCTCAGGCTCAGGGTAGACGTCGTAGCTGCTGATGGTACGTTTTGCTGCCCTAGTGGTTGGGTGGAGAAGTGCACTGTATAGGCTTTTGTCTGCgtaccatagtgcactacttttaaccaggccctggtcaaaagtagtggactatatagggaatagggtgcaatttggaatGTAGCCTTTgtttgataatgatgatgattttaGCTCCAGGCTGCAGTAAGGCAGAGGGATTGATTGTTCTTTTTCTCATCCAGGTTCTCAAGAGGCCAGGGTTGCAACTGGAGGAGCTGCACCTGGAGCTGGGGGTGGAGCACACAACGCCTCTAACAGACTGCCTGCAGGTATGTTAATGAACAAACCATGGACCAGTTGGACTCTCTATGGGCCAGTTGTACTTGACCCTAGGACTGAACGTTTGTGGCCAGATGATACTTAAAGATATTTCAGTGGAGATTCTTCAttgatcatgctttttaatccAGGGCTAggattaatctgtgtctgggaaactggcccttgAAGTTCAGATTAAGGATGGGTTAACATGTACTAATGTATATTCTATATTTTCTCCATACAGATGACCCAGTGGTAATcctgccagaggtccagaaaaGCGTGCGGACAAATTTGGCAGTCTCGACAGCGTCCTTCTCCATCCTCTCATTGATGGTACCAGTCTTATTATTACTGTTGTTACAGTGAGACTCTGAAAGAACTACAAATCCTATAGACTTGGAGGGACTACAATGAAGTTGGTCTGTGGGGAACCACAGACACAGAAGACAGTTCTCAAAGCCCAGTGCTGGTCACTGGGAGAGGGACCTTTTTAATCTTGTAAATACAGATGGACACACATTCGCTAAGTGTGCTGTGTGAGACTTTGATTGGAGTTTTGTGAGGAGGAATTCATCTTTGTCCTCTCTTTTTTATGATGTCAGTATTTCCTGGACAGATTTAGTTCTATTTAATGTTAGTATTTGTTTTACTCTTCTCCTCCAAAAAACATGATTCATTTTGGGAAAAAATGAAGAGGAACCTAATCTGGAATGGATGAAGAACAATCACTGAAGACGAAGCTAATGGACTTTCCTATATGGACAACTGTTTGTATTTTATATGAATTTGTATTAGAAAAAACACCATTTAGTGCATCATCTTCTCTAACCTTTTGAGCCAAAGAATACAGTGATCATCTCTCCAGTATGTAACTATTCTATTCCAACCTTGACTATTGTGTACTGTTAattgtattgttattgtattggtATTGAGTGGCACTAAATGTCCAAGTGATTCTTTGTCAATGTAGCACCGACAAAAGCAGGGAATGTGTTAGCTAACTATCAATGTTCCTGTGCAGACCTGACCATATGCTTTCACAGCACTAACCATACAGCACAACAACAGACATGCAACACACTATTCAGTTGTACAGTCTGACTGACGCACAGACTGACTGACACCACAATGCTGACTCATAAAGGGAGACACTACATGGAAAGGAACGGTGTTGTGTACATTTTGTGAAAATAATTTATAAAAGTTTGCAGCTGAAAGATAacataatactgtatgtttaacAAATGCTATGTTTACTGTTGGAAAGTGAGCTCTCTCCAAGTGGGAGAATGAGTGTCTcagtgagagagtgagacagagaaggTGTGCGAGGGAGAGAGGTCAAACAAAATGTTAAATCTGCCAAAATCAAACACTGATATGTTGTGTGTAGCAGCGGAAGGCGGGCCTTCTCTGTTTTGTCGGATCATGCACTCGTACTGTTTAAACTAGATCACCCAGACTGATCTATACTAACCACAGCACTCGCCAGAGTGTTTCACTATGGAACACTGTTTGTTGCATCTAATCTCTACTTCAATCACTAAAAAGTTAACCAAGTAAAAAAGGAAGACATTTTATTCAAAGACATAGTTGTGatttgattggacataatttacAATTTGGTTGCATTTTAATGCAATTTGGCATTTACAATAAAGCAAAGGTCTTGGGAAATACTGCTCTGGTGAGGTTATAGGACTACACTCACTGAAATCACAAGACACGGCACCAATCTTAGCTGCCAAGCTCAACTTACTTCACAGGGTGGTTTGAACGACAGACACAACGGTATATGACTAACATAATCCTTTTTGTTCTCAGAAAGCGTGTTACCTTATTTTGTACATGTTGAAGTAAAGTGtattatatgtgtatatatagaaTATTATATAAAGAACCCATTTGATAAATATGATAAATGTGACATTTCCATgtgaaataaaatatatatttttgaaaatGAGAACGGCATCCTTCCAATGGTTTCTCTTCCCTTTCTCTGACTATCATTTCccacatttttttcattttttcccATCCCTTCTTAAAATGACCCGATTTCCATTATATTACAGTGGAAAAAACAGATCAGTCGATAGCTGTAATAATGGTCAGTCATATTAATATTGAGTTAAATACAGATGTTCACGACAGTTTTTCCAAGGCCAAAGTCTTGGCTCATGACAGGAAAGGATTACAATGGAGACAGAGCTGTGTATGTCATTATTCACAATAGGCTTGGCCATTTTGGCAAGGAGGTCCAAAACCACAGGTGTGATCCTACTCTTGTCTTTTTATTTCAACTTTTGTGGACCTCCACCCATatctacccctctccccctcatttGTCCTTCATATCCCCCTCTCTGCTATCCCATagtagtcctctcctcctctgtttgtATTTCCATCCAttgttctcctccctctctctcttcacagagGAGCTTTACGGCCGTGACAGTAAAAGCAGCTGTGGCACCAAAGTGTGGTGGTGCCACAGCACTCCCCTGTGTTTTCAAAGTGATTGTCATAAATTAGGCACAGCAGACGGTTGACCCTTCAGAGAGCCTCAACATAATGGGAGCCTGTAGAGGAGAATTGCTCCTCTGTTGACTCCTGACTCGCTCGTCCACTGCTCTGACATAAGTAAACGTGAAGAGCGATGAGGAACAAGTGTAAAATCTTTATCACCCGTACTGAATGTAAGGGCAGTCTAGACACTGAGCGAAGACAAGAAAATGCATGCTGAGAACAATGTCTTCAAcaaaaatcaaattaaattgtgtttttagGCCGCAAACATCAAGTGCTAGTGCGGTTAGACATGTAGCCATATATGACACAACCATTTCCTAATACTATGAGCCAATCTCATAGGTCAGGACAAACAAAGCATTTTATATCAGGAGTCATAGACATAGTTGAACTGAATAAGAGCTGCATGCACAACATAGAAGCAGGACTGATGTCAGAGACACAGTGAGAGGCCCACAATTTGGAGGACAACAGAGTGGGTTTGGCACAGCCAGCTGGTCAAGCCCTGAGTCTTTGGACCGAGTCAACCAATCAATCAGCAGGACACAGCATGGGTCGTCGTCAGCATACGTTAACCCAATTACGGAGTAGGTAGGATACAAGAGTGGAGTTTCCAGAGCGTAGGGGGAGGTTATCTAAAGTTATGGTAGTCAtgggtgagtcccaaatggtaccctattcccttttttagtgcactacttttgaccagagccctatgaaccctggtcaaaagtactgcactatatagggaatagggtgccatttgggacaccaccAAGATGTAGCATCTGTAACCTGGCTGGGCGGTACTGTGGTTGTGGAAAGCTAGCTAGCATCTCATTACTAGTGTGTGCAGCCAGTGGCTTATTGGAACCGGAACTGTATGAACACAAAAGGCTGACCTGTGGCTGACTTTataatctcattctagttctttATTATGCAGTGGTGTGTGCACATAcattgcatttggaaagtattcagaccccttgacttttttagATTTTgccacgttacagccttattataaaatgtattaaattgtttttttcccccctcatcaatctacacacaataccccataatgtcaaagcaaaaacaggttttttgaaatttttgcaaatgcataacaaaataaaaaattgaaatatcacatttacataagcattcagaccctatactcagtactttgttgacgtacctttggcagcgattacagcctcgagtcttcttgagtatgacgctacaagcttggcacacctgtatttggggagtttctcccattccactctgcagatcctctcaagctccgtcaggttggttggggaaagttgctgcacagctattttcaggtctctccaaagatgttagatcgggttcaagtccgggctctcgctgggccactcaaggacattcagagacttgtcacgaagccactcctgcgttgtcttggctgtgtgcttagggtccatGTCCTGTTGGAAAtaaactttcgccccagtctgaggtcctgagcgctctggagcaggttttcatcaaggatctctctgtactttgctccgttcatctttgcctcgatcctgactagtctcccagtccatgccgctgaaaaaaatccccacagcatgatgctgccaccaccttctggaaagttctcccatctccacagaggaactctagagctctgttagagtgaccatcgggttcttggtcacctccctgaccaaggccattctcccccgattgctcagtttggccgggtggccagctctaggaagagtcttggtggttccaaacttcttccatttaagagtgatggaggccactgtgttcttcgggaccttcaatgctgcagaatttttttggtacccttccccagatctgtgcctcgacacagtcctgtctcggagctatacggacaattctttcgacctttccaaatcatgtccaatcaattgaatttaccacaggtggactctaatcaagttgtagaaacatctcaaggatgatcaatggaaacaggatgcacctgagctcaatttcaagtctcatagcaaagggtcttatgtaaataaggtatttctgttttttatttttaatacatttgcaaaaatttctaaaagcctgtttttgcttttttgcttcaacaaagtactgagtaaagggtctgaatacttatgcaaatgtgttatttcagtttttattttttaacaaattagcaaaaatgtctaaaaacctggttttgctttgtcattatggggtattgtgagtagattgatcaggggaaaaaaaacataatcaattttagaataaggctgtaacttaacaaaatgtggaaaaagtcaaggggtctgaatactttccgaatgcactgtatatatcaacATCAAATGAACACAAATAGAACGTAGCTCGTCAAAGTGTTACACAGGAGAGCCCCCTGAGCCGTTGCCTAGGCTACTGGCTaaaaacaacagagagagagtacgGGTCAGGGTCACAGGGGGCTGAGAGGAAGGAAGACACCCTGGTCACTGTCAACAACACAGCCAGGCAGCTCGGCTCAGGCTCTCTCTTCAATCAGGGGCAAATCCTGGAACCCTGCCATCGGAGTGTGGTCTGGGTGTGGTCTACTCTTCCTGGCAAAATGTTCTGTCACACGCTCCTCTCACCCATCATGCCTCGGCCAGGGTCATCTACCATGTTTTCCTGACCTTGTCTCTTACCCTAgctttct from Coregonus clupeaformis isolate EN_2021a chromosome 17, ASM2061545v1, whole genome shotgun sequence includes these protein-coding regions:
- the LOC121586308 gene encoding ephrin-A1 — protein: MDLVWSLCFVGSLCAWFASAERHSVYWNRTNTKFLWDDYAVEVRLNDYLDIVCPHYPLGEVASQDAERYVLYMVEREDYDACKPQSYDQMRWECGHPFAPHAAEKFSEKFQRFTPFTLGKEFRQGESYYYISKPLHHHGQECLRLRVDVVAADGSQEARVATGGAAPGAGGGAHNASNRLPADDPVVILPEVQKSVRTNLAVSTASFSILSLMVPVLLLLLLQ